One Methanocaldococcus villosus KIN24-T80 genomic window carries:
- a CDS encoding 4Fe-4S binding protein: protein MSIRSYKVKVITLLEAEKSLEEMGIKEKEIANKIKPIKYEIICINGSKCIRCNLCYKACPVNAIEMAKIRKPASIIKEKCVKCEICVQTCPVNAIYAIEGIARVEDNHVKYKVYQLNIPHRKIRLKNYSLDKDKCIKCGLCAKYCPTNAIKVEIRKSIDVDLSLCMGCSACQEVCPKKAIKVENEIGEVIKTKEIEFNKDLCVGCFVCLENCPVNAIEQDLDKIKINKNKCIYCGKCEEVCPMDAIKLFRIHSQ from the coding sequence TTGTCCATCAGAAGCTATAAAGTTAAGGTGATCACTCTGTTAGAAGCAGAGAAATCTTTAGAAGAAATGGGAATTAAAGAAAAAGAGATTGCAAACAAAATAAAACCTATAAAGTATGAGATAATTTGTATAAATGGAAGTAAGTGTATTAGATGTAATCTATGTTATAAAGCTTGTCCTGTAAATGCTATAGAGATGGCTAAGATAAGAAAACCAGCAAGCATAATAAAAGAGAAATGTGTTAAGTGTGAAATATGTGTCCAAACGTGTCCTGTAAATGCAATATATGCAATAGAAGGAATAGCTAGGGTAGAAGATAATCATGTAAAATATAAGGTTTATCAACTAAATATCCCTCATAGAAAAATAAGGTTAAAAAATTATTCCCTTGATAAAGATAAATGTATAAAATGTGGATTGTGTGCAAAATACTGCCCTACTAATGCTATAAAAGTTGAAATAAGAAAAAGTATTGATGTTGATCTTTCCCTATGTATGGGATGTTCTGCATGTCAGGAAGTTTGCCCAAAAAAAGCTATAAAAGTTGAAAATGAAATAGGAGAAGTTATAAAAACTAAAGAAATAGAATTCAATAAAGATCTATGTGTAGGATGTTTTGTATGCTTAGAAAATTGTCCAGTTAATGCTATAGAACAGGATTTGGATAAAATTAAAATAAATAAAAATAAATGTATTTATTGTGGAAAATGTGAAGAAGTTTGTCCAATGGATGCAATAAAACTATTTAGGATACATTCTCAATAA
- a CDS encoding helix-turn-helix domain-containing protein yields the protein MSSLIFIDPMIIRSLNKSKLRKKILYLLYKIYPYGMYLSEISRRVKSDPSNVLGCLRGLNGRYNGHFSLIELGLVECVEKDGIKIYKLTEYGKKVVEFLKEQDSEFIKSLRW from the coding sequence ATGAGTAGCTTAATATTTATAGATCCTATGATTATAAGATCTTTAAATAAAAGTAAACTAAGAAAAAAGATATTATACTTATTATACAAAATATATCCCTATGGTATGTATCTGTCTGAGATTTCAAGAAGGGTTAAATCTGATCCCAGTAATGTGTTAGGTTGTTTGAGAGGATTAAATGGAAGATACAATGGGCATTTCTCACTAATTGAACTAGGATTGGTTGAATGTGTAGAAAAAGATGGTATTAAAATATATAAATTGACAGAGTACGGAAAAAAAGTTGTTGAATTTCTAAAAGAGCAAGATAGTGAATTTATAAAATCCCTAAGGTGGTAA
- the mptN gene encoding tetrahydromethanopterin:alpha-L-glutamate ligase, translating into MKIGIISIERDNVVNDIIESCKKLNVDYKLVNPENIAIGINMDFNIKYFKSSLLNIPIYFVRNLGYDNIFNFDILRYLENFSDIVNPPKGIEFAGNKFLTSMMLEKYNLPQPKTVVTSSISEAIYWIDCFEDVVIKPLIGCRGEGIIRIKKDMTITNKLEKLNKFKEKYKTFYIQEFIQPISNEYKDIRAFVIDDEVFAYYRIGGDNWKNNVSCGAKIEMCRINDELEDLAIKAKEALNLFYAGVDVIESKDGYKVLEVNATPSWEGLKKLNINISDILVKKMIRFSKC; encoded by the coding sequence ATGAAAATAGGAATTATAAGCATTGAAAGAGATAATGTTGTGAATGATATAATAGAGAGTTGTAAAAAGTTAAATGTAGATTATAAATTAGTAAACCCAGAAAATATTGCTATTGGTATTAATATGGACTTTAATATTAAATATTTTAAATCCTCATTATTAAATATCCCTATCTATTTTGTTAGAAATTTAGGCTATGATAATATTTTTAACTTTGATATTCTAAGATATTTGGAGAACTTTTCTGATATAGTTAATCCTCCAAAAGGTATAGAATTTGCAGGAAATAAATTTTTAACATCTATGATGTTAGAGAAATATAATCTTCCTCAACCAAAAACAGTGGTAACTAGTAGTATAAGTGAAGCCATATATTGGATAGACTGTTTTGAAGATGTGGTTATAAAACCACTAATTGGATGTAGAGGGGAGGGGATAATTAGAATAAAAAAAGATATGACTATAACTAATAAATTAGAAAAACTAAATAAATTTAAAGAGAAGTATAAAACATTTTATATACAAGAATTTATTCAACCAATATCTAATGAGTATAAGGATATAAGAGCTTTTGTCATAGATGATGAAGTCTTTGCATATTATAGAATAGGCGGGGATAATTGGAAAAATAATGTATCTTGTGGAGCTAAAATAGAGATGTGTAGAATAAATGATGAGTTAGAAGATCTTGCTATAAAAGCTAAAGAAGCTCTTAATCTTTTCTATGCAGGAGTAGATGTTATTGAAAGTAAAGATGGATATAAAGTGCTGGAAGTTAATGCTACTCCCTCATGGGAAGGATTAAAAAAGTTAAATATCAATATTTCAGACATATTGGTAAAAAAGATGATTAGGTTTTCAAAATGCTAA
- a CDS encoding energy-converting hydrogenase subunit EhaL family protein, producing MNLFEINIAIVCFIVGNFLGLNYSYNKYPFPYVENKIDMLALILSILGGILLNTPLYDLGILLLSFPFGMRPGYGRIEFILGLSLAIILYLVKKWMLIGNI from the coding sequence ATGAATTTATTTGAAATTAATATAGCTATTGTTTGTTTTATTGTTGGAAATTTTTTAGGGTTGAATTATAGCTATAATAAATATCCTTTTCCCTATGTTGAAAATAAAATAGATATGTTAGCTTTAATACTATCCATTTTAGGTGGAATTTTGTTAAATACTCCTCTCTATGATTTGGGAATATTATTATTAAGTTTTCCTTTTGGCATGAGACCAGGTTATGGAAGAATAGAATTTATCTTAGGGTTATCTTTAGCTATTATCTTATATTTGGTGAAAAAATGGATGTTGATAGGAAATATTTAG
- a CDS encoding NADH-quinone oxidoreductase subunit B family protein, which produces MKNLVRKRSVHLCVINTGGCNGCDVEILSCICQRYDIEQYGIYFHNNPREADILVITGPVTLPWKERLKEIYEKTPEPKIVVAVGACALTGGIFKEGHVVGGVDKVIPVDAKVPGCPPRPSEIVEALLKVIPLIALKEKRLK; this is translated from the coding sequence ATGAAAAATCTTGTTAGGAAGAGATCAGTTCATCTCTGTGTTATAAATACTGGTGGATGTAATGGATGTGATGTTGAGATACTTTCCTGTATCTGTCAGAGGTATGATATTGAGCAATATGGTATATATTTTCACAACAACCCTAGAGAGGCTGATATATTAGTTATTACTGGACCTGTTACTTTACCATGGAAAGAAAGATTAAAAGAAATATATGAAAAAACTCCTGAACCAAAAATTGTTGTTGCTGTTGGAGCATGTGCTCTTACTGGTGGGATATTTAAAGAAGGTCATGTTGTTGGAGGCGTAGATAAGGTTATTCCTGTAGATGCCAAAGTTCCTGGATGTCCTCCTAGACCTTCTGAGATAGTTGAAGCTCTATTAAAAGTTATTCCTTTAATAGCTTTAAAAGAAAAGAGGTTGAAGTGA
- the flaK gene encoding preflagellin peptidase FlaK: protein MINYAFGLLCILIALYCDIKSREINEYIWITMIIFGLMYHIYLTFVTGNLIYITQSILGIVICFFLGYFMFLLGVGGGDGKLLIGLGALVPKYNIPISSPLGYLLSHPYLPTFPIFVLINAIFLIILIPIIVFLKNISKYKPKNIKEFFMMFIAEKHKFSDIKDKNFVVLGKDGNINIIKNVEKKEEYGDDDIVWASPEIPFVVPIFFSYILTPFIGDLIFKIIFNILA from the coding sequence ATGATAAATTATGCATTTGGATTATTATGCATTTTAATAGCTTTATATTGTGATATTAAAAGTAGAGAAATTAATGAATATATTTGGATAACTATGATAATTTTTGGGTTAATGTATCACATATATCTAACATTTGTAACAGGCAATCTCATCTATATAACTCAGTCAATACTTGGAATAGTTATATGCTTCTTTTTAGGGTATTTTATGTTTTTATTAGGTGTTGGTGGGGGAGATGGAAAGTTATTAATTGGTTTAGGAGCTTTAGTTCCAAAATACAATATCCCTATATCCTCTCCATTAGGTTATCTCTTATCTCATCCCTACTTACCAACATTCCCTATTTTTGTTTTAATAAATGCTATATTTTTGATAATTTTAATACCTATAATTGTATTCTTAAAAAATATATCAAAATATAAGCCAAAAAATATTAAAGAATTCTTTATGATGTTCATTGCTGAAAAACATAAATTTTCTGATATTAAGGATAAGAATTTTGTAGTTCTTGGAAAAGATGGAAATATAAATATTATAAAAAATGTAGAAAAAAAGGAAGAATATGGTGATGATGATATAGTTTGGGCTTCTCCAGAAATCCCTTTTGTAGTGCCAATATTTTTTTCATATATCCTAACC
- a CDS encoding NADH-quinone oxidoreductase subunit D-related protein has translation MMSLPIGPIHPALKEPIRIKLILEGEKPVDAEIEMGYVHRGIENIMEGKHVNKAVFLAERVCGICSFVHTVTFSECVEKISNIEIPDKARYLRVILIELERIHSHLIAIASYCLSIEHETLAIWLLNVREKILDLIEMITGNRINMGYCIVGGVRRDINKEIINKINENLDDFEEKFKNILDVFETAPLVGLRSKGIGVLTYKEIMRTRAVGPVCRASGLPESDWRLRHTTYKELNFKPVWKNEGDNFARNLVRFYEIFESIKLIRKALELYEESSGDIRVKPEIKAGVGEHRFEAPRGELLYRMELTNGGLIKRVEIRTPTVMNLEAYKYMLKSCPTVADAVSCYTSIDPCISCTERAIIIKKVI, from the coding sequence ATTATGTCTCTTCCTATTGGTCCTATACATCCTGCATTAAAAGAACCCATTAGAATTAAGTTAATCTTAGAAGGAGAAAAGCCTGTTGATGCAGAAATTGAGATGGGTTATGTTCATAGAGGAATAGAGAATATTATGGAAGGTAAACATGTTAATAAAGCAGTGTTTTTAGCTGAAAGAGTTTGTGGAATATGTTCCTTTGTTCATACAGTAACATTCTCTGAATGTGTAGAAAAAATTTCAAATATTGAAATTCCTGATAAAGCAAGATATTTAAGGGTTATTTTAATTGAGTTAGAGAGAATACATAGTCATCTTATAGCAATAGCATCCTACTGTCTATCTATAGAGCATGAAACACTGGCTATTTGGTTGTTAAATGTTAGAGAGAAGATATTAGATTTAATTGAGATGATTACTGGAAATAGGATAAATATGGGTTATTGTATAGTTGGAGGGGTCAGAAGAGACATAAATAAAGAGATAATTAATAAGATTAATGAAAATTTAGATGATTTTGAAGAGAAGTTTAAAAATATTTTAGATGTGTTTGAAACAGCTCCATTGGTAGGTTTGAGAAGTAAAGGAATTGGAGTTTTAACATATAAAGAAATCATGAGAACCCGTGCAGTAGGGCCTGTTTGTAGAGCTTCTGGATTACCAGAAAGTGACTGGAGGCTTAGGCACACAACATATAAAGAGCTAAACTTCAAACCAGTATGGAAAAATGAGGGAGATAATTTTGCAAGAAATCTTGTTAGATTTTATGAAATATTTGAAAGTATTAAACTAATAAGAAAAGCTTTAGAACTTTATGAAGAATCTTCTGGAGATATAAGGGTTAAGCCAGAAATAAAAGCAGGAGTTGGAGAACATAGGTTTGAAGCTCCAAGAGGAGAATTACTGTATAGGATGGAATTAACTAATGGGGGGCTAATAAAAAGGGTGGAAATTAGAACTCCAACAGTCATGAATTTAGAGGCATATAAGTATATGCTAAAATCTTGCCCAACTGTTGCTGATGCAGTGTCATGTTACACATCAATAGATCCTTGTATATCTTGCACAGAGAGGGCTATTATTATTAAGAAGGTGATTTAA
- a CDS encoding DUF1959 family protein has translation MDVDRKYLEDSIKQKINIIKDNRFLMDNLFLPLAKKLDMDVDEIIEIFLKKVDFASVYELSAYVEQAKMGCLGRKVDIDLGLCYLADFFKLIDRKKADLIRKKVVELHLLYNKPYKDALNVGKKLIIKLLREKNEKSC, from the coding sequence ATGGATGTTGATAGGAAATATTTAGAAGATTCTATCAAGCAAAAGATTAACATTATTAAAGACAATAGGTTTTTGATGGATAACTTATTTCTCCCTTTGGCTAAAAAACTTGATATGGATGTAGATGAGATCATAGAAATTTTCTTAAAAAAGGTAGATTTTGCTTCAGTTTATGAATTATCTGCATATGTTGAACAAGCAAAAATGGGATGTTTAGGTAGAAAAGTTGATATTGATTTAGGATTGTGTTATCTAGCTGATTTCTTTAAACTAATAGATAGAAAAAAAGCTGATTTAATAAGAAAAAAAGTTGTTGAACTACATCTATTATATAATAAGCCATATAAAGATGCCTTAAATGTAGGAAAAAAACTTATTATTAAACTGCTGAGGGAGAAAAATGAAAAATCTTGTTAG
- the cfbE gene encoding coenzyme F430 synthase → MLIVDVNHGALILAREYKEMGYDVEVWDIYNKLKDSNNLDVKIVKNPNLNDYEKIVAPIHCPIDKKFISFHEAVSEIILKKYKNLYKKFICITGVKGKTTTTELIFHILKEDYKVFINNSNYGSIAPPAILEKLSNINIDDYDIFIFETSLGLIRCKYGAITNVLENYKIAKGKRDALFAKFSTLKLADVGYINIKDIKRYNLAIEKNNINVINEPTILKKYPLEFEYCGEIFNFNNKVFGSHLAENASFAIEICKNFLSLEDIKEKLKNFKIKNRMEIENVGKHVVIKNINPGLDVKAIKYAINDFLEVFGGDIYIGGDFGVVCEEIDIKKLCNILKSFKVKYFFIGDIGKELNKYLEGEFKDKIEIKDDTLIILRTRIK, encoded by the coding sequence ATGCTAATAGTTGATGTTAATCATGGAGCTTTAATTTTAGCTAGGGAATATAAAGAGATGGGATATGATGTAGAGGTTTGGGATATATATAATAAATTAAAAGATAGTAATAATTTAGATGTAAAGATAGTGAAAAATCCAAATTTAAATGATTATGAAAAAATAGTTGCTCCAATACATTGCCCCATTGATAAAAAATTCATATCTTTTCATGAGGCAGTTTCAGAAATTATTTTAAAAAAATATAAGAACTTATATAAAAAATTCATTTGTATAACTGGAGTTAAAGGGAAAACTACAACAACAGAATTAATTTTTCATATTTTAAAGGAAGATTATAAAGTTTTTATTAATAATTCAAATTATGGTTCTATTGCTCCTCCAGCTATTTTAGAGAAGTTAAGTAACATAAATATTGATGACTATGATATTTTTATTTTTGAAACTTCTTTAGGTTTAATTAGATGTAAATATGGTGCAATAACTAATGTTTTAGAAAATTATAAAATAGCTAAGGGGAAAAGGGATGCTCTATTTGCAAAGTTTTCTACTTTAAAATTGGCTGATGTAGGTTATATTAATATTAAAGACATTAAAAGATATAATTTAGCCATTGAAAAAAATAATATCAATGTTATAAATGAACCAACAATATTAAAGAAATATCCATTAGAATTTGAATACTGTGGAGAAATTTTTAATTTCAACAATAAAGTTTTTGGATCTCATTTAGCAGAAAATGCAAGTTTTGCTATAGAGATTTGTAAAAATTTTCTTTCTTTAGAAGATATAAAGGAAAAATTAAAAAATTTTAAAATAAAAAATAGGATGGAAATTGAAAATGTAGGAAAACATGTTGTTATAAAAAATATAAATCCTGGTTTAGATGTTAAAGCAATAAAATATGCCATAAATGATTTCTTAGAAGTCTTTGGTGGGGATATATACATTGGTGGAGATTTTGGAGTGGTTTGTGAAGAGATAGATATAAAGAAGTTATGTAATATCCTAAAATCCTTTAAAGTTAAATATTTCTTTATTGGGGATATTGGGAAGGAATTAAATAAATATTTAGAAGGAGAATTTAAAGATAAAATTGAGATTAAAGATGACACCCTTATTATTTTAAGGACAAGAATAAAATAA
- a CDS encoding 4Fe-4S binding protein, with amino-acid sequence MVTAKKFGDIKLNIIFNKREIIVREDKCLKCLECLIVCPTGAIEEGKYIVEINKNKCVFCGRCEKTCKFNAISIIKLRFENFKITEVKKYEDIYINYNRCVGCLVCLKNCPFNAITTKNDKIDIIKDKCNLCGKCEEVCPSEAIKLR; translated from the coding sequence ATGGTGACGGCTAAAAAATTTGGAGATATTAAGTTGAATATTATCTTTAATAAAAGGGAGATTATTGTTAGAGAAGATAAATGTTTAAAATGTTTAGAGTGTTTAATAGTCTGCCCTACAGGTGCTATAGAAGAAGGAAAATATATTGTGGAGATTAATAAAAATAAGTGTGTTTTTTGTGGGAGATGTGAAAAGACATGCAAGTTTAATGCTATATCTATAATAAAGTTAAGATTTGAAAACTTCAAGATAACAGAGGTCAAAAAATATGAAGATATTTATATTAATTATAATAGGTGTGTAGGCTGTTTAGTATGTTTGAAAAATTGCCCATTTAATGCAATCACTACCAAAAATGATAAGATAGATATTATTAAAGATAAATGTAATCTTTGTGGAAAATGTGAAGAAGTTTGTCCATCAGAAGCTATAAAGTTAAGGTGA
- a CDS encoding class I SAM-dependent DNA methyltransferase: MKFDLTGEEKCNREEIVSSSLSDIINEVIGDVVNSELKVRKKIEMLNDTIKYLYYELLGTFIKQGIEFGIFPNIAKYKPKFEEIPNVIKYPNKEFIIDFIKTAIKLNILEYKDDERLDINEFYKLEIKLPKMDNIISDYIMKFNYVTHVARYALISYNHPKIALSFKKDPDIWDMILSSPYYEFHREIAANYLDIEEDDYILDIGCGSRSPQFFIDNVYPKGYYTGVDISKGLLEMAEFRVKNIYPSGYELKNLDFLEVIPKRKYNKIICSHVLKYIPSLKIFIRKLAKSLAPGGKVYISEEFIPKYANDKKDYCEIFGFYNRLNRKFVKYYSEEEIKKELELLGDYRIKRLSDGIIVIENVS; the protein is encoded by the coding sequence ATGAAATTTGATCTTACTGGAGAGGAGAAATGTAATAGAGAGGAGATTGTTTCATCTTCATTAAGTGATATTATAAATGAAGTTATTGGAGATGTAGTAAATTCTGAACTAAAAGTTAGAAAAAAGATTGAAATGTTAAATGATACTATTAAATATTTATATTATGAACTTTTAGGTACATTCATAAAGCAAGGTATAGAGTTTGGAATTTTTCCAAATATTGCTAAATATAAACCAAAATTTGAAGAGATTCCCAATGTTATAAAGTATCCTAACAAAGAGTTTATAATTGATTTTATAAAAACTGCTATAAAGTTGAATATACTAGAATATAAGGATGATGAAAGGTTAGATATTAATGAATTTTATAAGTTAGAAATAAAGTTACCAAAAATGGATAATATAATTAGTGATTATATAATGAAATTTAATTATGTAACACATGTAGCAAGATATGCATTAATAAGTTACAACCATCCAAAAATTGCTTTAAGTTTTAAAAAAGATCCTGATATATGGGATATGATATTAAGTAGCCCATACTATGAATTCCATAGAGAAATTGCAGCTAATTATTTAGATATTGAGGAAGATGATTATATATTGGATATTGGGTGTGGTTCTAGATCTCCACAGTTCTTTATAGATAATGTTTATCCAAAAGGATATTACACAGGAGTTGATATTTCAAAAGGGTTATTAGAAATGGCAGAATTTAGAGTAAAGAATATATATCCAAGTGGTTATGAGCTAAAAAATCTTGATTTCCTAGAAGTTATTCCAAAGAGGAAGTATAATAAAATAATCTGCTCACATGTACTTAAATATATCCCATCACTAAAAATATTTATAAGAAAATTGGCAAAATCATTAGCTCCTGGAGGAAAAGTGTATATTTCTGAAGAATTCATTCCAAAATATGCCAATGATAAAAAAGATTATTGTGAAATATTTGGGTTCTATAATAGGCTAAACAGAAAATTTGTAAAATATTACTCTGAAGAGGAAATTAAAAAAGAACTTGAACTATTGGGTGATTATAGAATAAAAAGATTAAGTGATGGAATAATTGTTATTGAGAATGTATCCTAA
- a CDS encoding DUF2400 family protein — protein sequence MLIKDYIERYSKEIDLLLNPNGNPPLPFNPYKDEKNFVAMYYLQLASIDQAQIVGTAENVRKLMVNLYNIFGEKLFNIKEESIFLKTLKSIKEKEKIRLGKLWGRIPKILVDVNNYLSDIDYDLLTHTKNFEKPINFVNDLANKIYMMGKSKESAKKKAWMYMRWMVREYPDLKIFHFDPADLYIPVDRHVAKVGYCLSVLDNYNSNWKNVVKMTRFAKSLYKKDPAKIDYPFFLLGREIGKDILLKEKKERRKMLENIILSKLR from the coding sequence ATGCTTATTAAAGATTATATAGAAAGATATTCAAAAGAAATTGATTTACTACTAAACCCTAATGGCAATCCTCCACTACCCTTTAACCCATATAAAGATGAAAAGAATTTTGTAGCAATGTATTATCTTCAACTTGCTTCTATAGACCAAGCTCAAATTGTTGGAACTGCTGAAAATGTTAGAAAGTTAATGGTTAATTTATATAACATCTTTGGAGAGAAGCTCTTTAACATTAAAGAAGAATCTATTTTTCTTAAAACTTTAAAATCAATAAAAGAAAAAGAGAAGATTAGATTAGGTAAATTATGGGGAAGAATTCCAAAAATATTGGTAGATGTGAATAATTATCTTAGTGATATTGATTATGACTTATTAACTCATACAAAAAACTTTGAAAAACCTATAAACTTTGTTAATGATTTAGCTAACAAGATATATATGATGGGCAAATCAAAAGAATCAGCTAAAAAGAAGGCATGGATGTATATGAGGTGGATGGTTAGGGAATACCCTGATTTAAAAATTTTTCATTTTGATCCGGCAGATTTATACATTCCTGTTGATAGGCATGTAGCTAAAGTAGGATATTGTTTATCAGTGTTAGATAACTATAATTCAAACTGGAAAAATGTTGTAAAAATGACAAGATTTGCAAAATCATTATATAAAAAAGATCCTGCTAAAATAGACTACCCATTCTTTTTATTGGGTAGAGAGATTGGTAAGGATATACTATTAAAAGAGAAAAAAGAGAGAAGAAAGATGTTAGAGAATATAATTCTCTCAAAATTGAGGTGA
- a CDS encoding 4Fe-4S binding protein encodes MSFLGYIYEIKENIKDLLFAKSKKSYYIPPKRYRKIPPSVVYPEKCISCSACKESCPAFAIEMKYNNEHKKELPLIDEGSCIACANCVEVCPTGVLEIDKHRVETEDEPYIKPKYNYLLIDEEICVKCGNCKKVCPVEAIYKKEKKYYINIQNCISCKRCLDACPVNAIVILDEKTFKEKNRIFFDLKIKKEMNKLKYEEKIEKTPHIVNSLCILCRNCKEICFGEIDLEKKVVIKCVKCGYCLEVCPTSAIRVYKERIAKNKDSCYIINEDQCIGCRICYKVCEVNAIKISKETKLPYILPEKCVACGLCARECPVNAIKEVKKDMAMKEVEKRIIEDKIIEKIENELYNYMEEYSKILQEVEITAKKSLENEVKKRIKNEIKRIKDLKRGYNGDG; translated from the coding sequence ATGTCATTTTTAGGATATATCTATGAGATAAAAGAAAATATTAAAGATCTTCTATTTGCAAAATCTAAAAAATCTTATTATATTCCTCCAAAGAGATATAGAAAAATTCCTCCAAGTGTGGTGTATCCTGAAAAATGTATATCTTGCTCAGCATGTAAAGAGAGTTGTCCAGCATTTGCTATTGAAATGAAATATAATAATGAGCATAAAAAAGAACTACCTTTGATTGATGAAGGTTCATGTATAGCATGTGCAAACTGTGTTGAAGTTTGCCCTACAGGAGTTTTGGAAATAGATAAACATAGAGTAGAAACTGAAGATGAACCATATATAAAACCAAAATATAATTATTTATTGATAGATGAAGAGATCTGTGTAAAATGTGGTAATTGTAAAAAAGTTTGCCCTGTAGAGGCCATATATAAGAAAGAGAAGAAATATTATATCAATATTCAAAATTGTATATCTTGTAAGAGATGTTTAGATGCCTGTCCTGTAAATGCTATTGTTATTTTAGATGAAAAAACTTTCAAAGAGAAAAATAGAATATTTTTTGATTTAAAAATAAAAAAAGAGATGAATAAGCTTAAATATGAAGAAAAAATAGAGAAAACTCCTCATATTGTCAATAGTCTATGTATATTATGTAGAAATTGTAAAGAAATATGCTTTGGAGAAATAGATTTAGAGAAAAAAGTGGTTATAAAATGTGTAAAATGTGGATATTGTTTAGAAGTTTGTCCTACATCAGCTATAAGAGTCTATAAAGAAAGAATTGCAAAGAATAAAGATTCTTGCTATATTATTAATGAAGATCAGTGTATAGGTTGTAGAATTTGTTATAAGGTCTGTGAAGTTAATGCTATTAAAATTAGTAAAGAGACAAAACTCCCTTACATTTTACCAGAGAAGTGTGTTGCTTGTGGGTTATGTGCTAGGGAATGTCCTGTAAATGCTATAAAGGAGGTTAAAAAAGACATGGCTATGAAAGAGGTAGAAAAGAGGATTATTGAAGATAAGATTATAGAGAAAATTGAAAATGAGTTATACAATTATATGGAAGAGTATAGCAAAATTTTACAAGAGGTGGAAATTACTGCAAAAAAATCTCTAGAAAATGAAGTAAAGAAAAGAATAAAAAATGAAATAAAAAGAATTAAAGATTTAAAAAGAGGATATAATGGTGACGGCTAA